The Candidatus Dependentiae bacterium genomic sequence GTTAATAATTTGCTAGACCACATCACACAAATTATTCCGGAACCTAAAACAGAAATTCAGGAAGATAAAGCTAACTATAAAGTTACAATAATAGGTAAACCAAATGTCGGGAAATCTTCACTTACAAATTTATTATTACAAGAAGAGCGCAGTATTGTATCTGAAATAGCCGGAACAACGCGTGAAGCAATTTCAGACCATACATATATTTCACAGGACTTAGTTCTTCTTACAGATACTGCAGGCGTTAGAAAAAAGAGCAATGTAGTAGAAACAATTGAAACGCTTATGGTAAAAAGCTCTTTGAGTGCTGTAAGAACTTCCAATATAATAATGCTTGTCGCTGATGCAAGCGAATTAAAACTTTCAGATCAGGAATTAAAATTAATTTTTTATGCATATGAAGAAAAAAAAGCTTTAATTATTGCATTTAATAAAACAGATTTAATTACACCGGAAGAACGTAAAGTTCTAGAGTATAATTTGAAAGAATATGCTTTTATTCTTAAAAAAATGCCTATTGTATGGATCTCTTGTAAAAATAAAAAAAACATAAGTAACATAAGCAAACAAATAAAAAAATTATGGGATAGGCTAAATCAAAAATTCAACAATGAAGAAATAGATGAACTTGTAAAAAACAGCTTAATGCAAAAGCCTCTATTTCATAAAACAATAGAATTGAAATTATATAAAATTTC encodes the following:
- the der gene encoding ribosome biogenesis GTPase Der is translated as MKKNKKYPKVVIVGRTNVGKSTLFNRIAKSSRSIVLELEGVTRDYITEIITHNDKTFELIDTGGVSFKKEKDIILENVRLKVLDLLTRADLILFVCDGKNGLTKDDIQVSQVLKKTNKPIVLLLNKADNRKALEENLGDFYKLGIKDLIEVSAINGFGVNNLLDHITQIIPEPKTEIQEDKANYKVTIIGKPNVGKSSLTNLLLQEERSIVSEIAGTTREAISDHTYISQDLVLLTDTAGVRKKSNVVETIETLMVKSSLSAVRTSNIIMLVADASELKLSDQELKLIFYAYEEKKALIIAFNKTDLITPEERKVLEYNLKEYAFILKKMPIVWISCKNKKNISNISKQIKKLWDRLNQKFNNEEIDELVKNSLMQKPLFHKTIELKLYKISWIEGAKIPTFKLKVNQISWFGPSQLGFIENILRKKYDLLGCPIKFIVIKK